The Medicago truncatula cultivar Jemalong A17 chromosome 4, MtrunA17r5.0-ANR, whole genome shotgun sequence genome includes a region encoding these proteins:
- the LOC11431357 gene encoding organic cation/carnitine transporter 3: MASIEVLSDSTCRSMDDNKANDDEKVSPSSDEMIERSLGTFGWVEFVQCILVSFAMFFDAQQSFITIYTDDYPTWHCTDSTTCNSNSNICKIPKSSWSWDGPVQKTIISQWSLECASSFITGLPQSSFFIGCLIGSFALATLADTSLGRKNMLIISCLSMSITSIIIVFSTNVWIYSAFKFLIGFWRSSIGTCVLVLLTEKVSTEWRFTVGIVEYFCFTLGYMSLPGVAYVFRFSSWKSVYIWTSIPAIIYTIIGYFFVTESPRWLLMQGRNKEAIAMLKGMSSEENADLTASLLLNAPPKQKTSVFQLYSSITKLFERSWALKRMVAIMVLGMGIGMVYFGMPLAVGNLGFDIYLAVVFNALMEIPSCVATYFLENRQRKPSILAFSIASGVCCVMCVVVGSGVQGIKVGLALTSFFSATTAYNVFLIYIIELFPTSVRNTTTSLVRQAIVFGNIFSPFLISAGRKNDVFSYGVFGVVIMLSCVTLLALPETKGQALCDTMDQQEKKDKNYV; the protein is encoded by the exons ATGGCTTCTATTGAGGTGCTTTCTGATTCAACATGCAGATCTATGGATGATAACAAAGCTAATGATGAT GAAAAAGTTAGTCCTTCATCAGATGAAATGATAGAGAGAAGTTTAGGAACATTTGGATGGGTAGAATTTGTGCAATGCATTCTTGTATCATTCGCAATGTTCTTCGACGCACAACAATCATTCATAACAATTTACACCGACGATTACCCAACATGGCATTGCACAGATTCAACGACATGCAATTcaaattccaacatctgcaaaATCCCAAAATCTTCATGGTCATGGGATGGACCAGTTCAAAAGACAATCATATCTCAATGGAGTCTTGAATGTGCAAGTAGCTTCATCACAGGTTTACCAcaatcttcattcttcataGGTTGCCTAATTGGTTCTTTTGCATTAGCTACTTTAGCTGATACATCCCTTGGAAGaaaaaacatgttgattatCTCTTGTTTATCGATGTCAATAACCTCAATCATCATTGTGTTTTCAACCAATGTTTGGATTTACTCGGCTTTCAAATTCCTTATCGGATTTTGGCGTTCGTCTATCGGTACATGTGTTCTTGTTTTGTTAACGGAAAAAGTTAGTACCGAGTGGAGGTTCACGGTTGGAATCGTTGAATATTTTTGCTTCACATTAGGGTACATGTCATTACCCGGTGTAGCTTATGTTTTTCGATTTTCATCGTGGAAAAGTGTTTACATTTGGACATCAATTCCAGCTATAATTTACACAATCATTGGTTATTTCTTTGTTACCGAGTCTCCAAGATGGCTTCTAATGCAAGGTAGAAACAAAGAAGCTATTGCAATGCTTAAAGGAATGAGTTCGGAAGAAAATGCTGATTTAACCGCGAGTTTGTTGCTAAATGCACCTCCTAAACAAAAGACTTCAGTTTTTCAACTATACTCATCAATAACAAAGTTGTTTGAAAGAAGCTGGGCTTTGAAAAGAATGGTTGCAATTATGGTTCTTGGTATGGGAATTGGAATGGTTTATTTTGGTATGCCACTCGCCGTTGGAAACTTAGGATTCGACATTTACTTGGCCGTTGTGTTTAATGCCTTGATGGAAATACCGTCTTGTGTTGCTACTTATTTCTTGGAGAATCGGCAAAGAAAGCCGTCAATTCTTGCATTTTCAATAGCGAGTGGCGTATGTTGTGTTATGTGTGTTGTTGTTGGATCAGGAGTACAAGGAATCAAAGTTGGGTTGGCGTTGACATCGTTTTTCAGTGCTACTACAGCTTATAATGTGTTTCTCATTTACATTATAGAGTTGTTTCCGACAAGTGTGAGGAACACGACAACGTCATTGGTGAGACAAGCTATTGTTTTCggcaacatttttagtccttttttgaTATCTGCTGGGAggaaaaatgatgttttctctTATGGTGTGTTTGGGGTTGTTATTATGTTGTCATGTGTTACATTGCTTGCTTTGCCAGAGACCAAAGGACAAGCTCTTTGTGATACTATGGATCAACAAgagaaaaaagacaaaaattatgtttaa
- the LOC11431784 gene encoding eukaryotic translation initiation factor 2D — protein MFKKAVEAKSQQRLSGADRKKLKRTVKDKFPRASDSDLDILLPPKTEITVAKFQTRVHVYAVEGGFPVFFDIDGRGSDIFPTVYALWMVPELLPAFILKGGEVSRYVIGGADLMFPGILVPPEGLPSFAAGETWAVKVPENPAPIAVGSTTMSSAEALKAGLRGKALRITHHYRDLLWESVEGRYVPNAGFLEDAVFGHPSLLSSPSDDSGLTEAACETSIDQQNNTKSDEAEGSRVANDENNDENTADEATAGVRDLKLTDSGSPNDPNDQHTLSTSDVDLLLDKCLLQALHTTLKDKDLPIPGSTLWSNHVLPCRPSGITLDIKKSSYKKLAKWLQAKASSGLISVKEDKHKKEVVLFSVNRKHADYSSFKPEKRPAEKPDQSSVQSVNETRSSKTLEVTEIYKPSVHVNPIFSSVGADTGKLYTVSEATDIVFAYIEKQNLVKPTNKSLVVLDAILCDALFKGAIKKGTTYPTEIHKKDLGQTFVSRMQPHHVVTRGNESVVRKGALKTIQILTERRQGNKKVTKLSGMESFLIDADALASELQKKFACSTTVGELPGKKGFEVMVQGGVIDDLGRHLVEQYGVPKRFIEVFDKTKR, from the exons ATGTTCAAGAAGGCGGTGGAAGCAAAATCTCAACAGAGACTTTCCGGTGCCGACAGAAAAAAGCTTAAACGAACCGTTAAAGACAAATTCCCAAGAGCTTCTGATTCTGACCTAGATATTTTACTTCCTCCTAAG ACGGAGATAACTGTGGCCAAGTTTCAAACCCGGGTTCATGTGTATGCTGTGGAGGGAGGTTTTCCTGTGTTTTTCGACATTGATGGTCGTGGTTCAGATATTTTTCCAACAG TTTATGCTCTATGGATGGTCCCTGAGCTGCTGCCGGCTTTCATACTCAAGGGTGGTGAGGTTTCTCGATATGTTATAGGTGGAGCTGACTTGATGTTCCCTGGTATACTTGTGCCTCCTGAAGGTCTTCCATCATTTGCGGCTGGGGAAACATGGGCGGTGAAAGTACCCGAAAATCCTGCTCCCATTGCG GTTGGGAGTACCACGATGAGCAGCGCCGAAGCATTGAAAGCCGGATTGCGTGGAAAAGCATTGAGAATAACTCATCATTATCGCGATTTGCTTTG GGAATCAGTTGAGGGCCGTTACGTACCTAATGCAGGTTTTTTGGAAGATGCTGTGTTTGGACATCCTTCTTTATTATCATCGCCGTCTGATGATTCTGGTTTGACCGAGGCTGCTTGTGAGACATCAATTGACCAACAAAACAACACGAAAAGTGATGAAGCAGAGGGATCTCGTGTTgcaaatgatgaaaataatgatgaaaatacagcAGATGAAGCAACTGCTGGCGTGCGTGATTTGAAGTTAACTGATAGTGGTTCGCCTAATGACCCGAATGACCAACATACTCTATCAACTTCAGATGTAGATTTGCTTCTAGACAAGTGCCTTTTGCAAGCACTGCATACAACATTGAAGGACAAAGACCTTCCCATTCCTGGAAGCACTCTATG GTCAAACCATGTATTGCCATGTAGGCCTTCAGGAATAACTTTAGACATCAAGAAGTCATCCTACAAGAAGTTAGCTAAGTGGTTACAAGCAAAAGCCTCCTCTGGATTG ATATCAGTGAAAGAAgacaaacataaaaaagaagTCGTGCTATTTTCAGTTAACCGAAAACACGCTGATTATTCATCCTTTAAGCCTGAAAAAAGGCCAGCGGAGAAACCTGACCAGTCCAGTGTTCAATCTGTCAATGAAACTCGTTCGTCCAAAACTCTGGAAGTGACTGAAATCTACAAGCCAAGTGTACATGTCAATCCCATATTTTCATCTGTAGGAGCTGATACAGGCAAACTTTATACTGTTTCTGAAGCCACTGATATTGTATTCGCAtacattgaaaaacaaaatcttgTGAAACCAACAAATAAATCTCTTGTGGTTCTAGATGCAATATTATGTGATGCACTATTTAAGGGGGCTATTAAAAAAGGAACTACGTATCCTACAGAAATTCACAAAAAAGATTTAGGGCAAACATTTGTGAGCCGAATGCAACCTCACCATGTTGTGACAAGAGGGAATGAATCTGTAGTTCGTAAAGGTGCACTAAAAACAATTCAGATACTGACAGAAAGGCGGCAAGGCAACAAGAAGGTAACCAAACTATCCGGCATGGAATCATTTCTTATAGATGCTGACGCATTAGCATCAGAACTTCAGAAGAAGTTTGCTTGCAGTACCACTGTTGGAGAATTACCAG GTAAGAAGGGGTTTGAGGTTATGGTTCAAGGTGGAGTTATTGATGACCTGGGAAGGCATTTGGTTGAACAATATGGAGTTCCAAAGAGATTTATTGAagtttttgacaaaacaaagaGATGA